From Lates calcarifer isolate ASB-BC8 unplaced genomic scaffold, TLL_Latcal_v3 _unitig_5784_quiver_486, whole genome shotgun sequence, the proteins below share one genomic window:
- the LOC108876795 gene encoding uncharacterized protein LOC108876795, with protein sequence MKALSEQTNFSPGEIETLMKCTYYSQRKDINKGTDLQSLMEGWPFLFKEIGMTVHFQELTGISLKETFLTNVEKKGKRLLDFMRNSCADKSRRVLQAATKLEILRGQLEGCSEDVKDMVLLLLSYFDEKEENLFHYVEQTCLAKEVHVESLPVTPCIIVCGTSCYAARQFMLSVDCKVVNDHIPDFISAICLMFGTYYCLNIHYPVSLGSTLEFLQRCFFMINPERGTKVETKKNKKQLSVNPRVLTLITNLADQDWRGTC encoded by the exons atgaaagcacTCAGTGAACAGACTAACTTCAGCCCAGGTGAAATAGAAACTCTTATGAAGTGTACCTACTACAGCCAACGTAAAGACATAAACAAGGGAACAGATCTGCAATCCCTCATGGAGGGGTGGCCATTTTTGTTCAAGGAGATTGGCATGACAGTCCACTTCCAAGAGCTCACTGGGATATCGCTGAAAGAGACTTTCCTCACCAATgtagaaaaaaagggaaaacgGCTTCTGGACTTCATGAGAAACAGTTGTGCAGACAAGAGCAGAAGAGTTCTTCAGGCTGCCACAAAGCTGGAAATTCTGAGAGGACAGTTGGAGGGCTGCTCAGAAGATGTCAAGGATATGGTGCTCCTTCTTCTCTCCTACTTtgatgaaaaagaggagaacCTCTTCCACTACGTTGAGCAAACATGTCTGGCAAAAGAAGTACACGTGGAAAGTTTGCCTGTGACGCCATGCATCATTGTATGTG GAACGTCATGCTATGCCGCAAGACAGTTCATGCTGAGTGTAGATTGCAAAGTTGTGAATGACCACATCCCCGACTTCATCTCTGCCATCTGTTTGATGTTTGGAACCTACTACTGCCTCAATATCCATTACCCCGTGAGTCTGGGCTCCACACTTGAGTTCCTTCAGAg GTGTTTCTTCATGATCAATCCTGAGAGGGGCACAAAAGTTGAaacaaagaagaacaagaaacagCTGTCGGTGAACCCAAGAGTCCTCACTCTCATCACAAATCTCGCTGACCAGGATTGGAGAGGGACATGTTAA